Part of the Novosphingobium sp. KA1 genome is shown below.
TCGATACCGCCACGCAGATCTCCCAGACGATCATCAACTTGCGCACCTGACGCGGGGCCGCTGAACCATGGACCGCCTGATCTATACCGCCGTCTCCGGGCTCAACGCCTCGCTCAACCGCGAGCGGGTGACCGCCAGCAACATGGCCAATGCCCAGACCATCGGCTTCAAGTCGGAGATCCTGCAGGCCACGCCGATGACACTGGAGGGCCCGCAACTGGAAGTGCGCGCGCTGTCCGGCACCGCGGTCACCGGGGCCTCGATGAAGCCGGGCGAGATCAACCGCACCGGCCATCCGTTCGACGTCGCGCTGCAGGGCGAGGCGCTGCTGGCGGTGCAGGCGGGCGACGGACAGGAAGTCTACACCCGGCGCGGCGACCTCTCGATCACCGCGACCGGGGTGCTGCAGAACGGCGACGGCCTGCCGGTGATCGGCGATGCCGGGCCGATCTCCATCCCGCCCGGCGGCACGGTGACGATTGCCGAGGACGGCGGCATCCTCGTTGCCGACCCGGCGACGCCCGACCAGCCGCCGCAGCGGGTGGACCGGCTGAAGCTGGTGAGCCCCGCCGGCAGCCAGATCGCCAAGGACCTCGAAGGCAATTTCCGCGTGATCGGCGGCGCCCCGGGGGGAGCCCTGCCGATGGATGAAAATGCCCAGGTAATTCCCGGGGCTCTCGAACAGTCCAACGTCAACCCTTCGGAGGTACTCGTCGAGATGATCTCGGCGCAGCGCCTCTTCGAAATGCGCACCAAGCTGGTCGAGACCGCCCGTCAGGTCGACGAGGGCGGTGTCCGGCTCATGCGCATCGACAGCTGAGGATAGCAAGCCATGCCCAGTTCCGCACTTCAGGTAGCCCGTACCGGTCTCGAGGCCCAGGACACGCGCATGCGCGTGATCGCCAACAACCTCGCCAATGTCTCGACCACCTCGTTCAAGCGCGATCGCGCCAACTTCGCGACGCTCGCCTACCAGGACG
Proteins encoded:
- a CDS encoding flagellar basal body rod protein FlgF yields the protein MDRLIYTAVSGLNASLNRERVTASNMANAQTIGFKSEILQATPMTLEGPQLEVRALSGTAVTGASMKPGEINRTGHPFDVALQGEALLAVQAGDGQEVYTRRGDLSITATGVLQNGDGLPVIGDAGPISIPPGGTVTIAEDGGILVADPATPDQPPQRVDRLKLVSPAGSQIAKDLEGNFRVIGGAPGGALPMDENAQVIPGALEQSNVNPSEVLVEMISAQRLFEMRTKLVETARQVDEGGVRLMRIDS